From the Methanobacterium sp. BAmetb5 genome, the window GCAACAGGCAGGAATATCTGGTAACATGGTAGTAGGGTCCCTTATAGATATGGGAGCAGATAAAGAATCAGTTGTTGAAGTCATGGAATATTATGGCTCCTATTTTGGCCAGGTTAAGGTGAAGGTAGACCGGGTGGATAAAGCCGGGATCCAGGCCACCTGGGTCAATGTTGAATGTGCAGATCACCAGGCCATAAGTTACCCTAAACTCCTGGAAACTTTAGATGGTATCAAACACGAGAAGGTAACACCTACCATTTTGAATTTTGCTAAAAAAGTTTTCAAAACCATTGCCATAGCAGAATCCCAGGTTCACGGAGTAGCTATGGATAAAATACATTTCCATGAAGTGGGAGCAGCTGATGCCGTGGCTGATATAATAGGGGCCTCTTATGCCTTTCATGAACTGGGATTAAATGGGAAAAAAATTTATGGACTCCCCCCGGCCCTCGGAGGAGGCCGGATAAAAAGTGATCACGGGAATCTCACGGTCCCGGCACCGGCAACAATGGAAATCCTTAAAAATATCCCGGCATTGGGAGGCCCAGTCAGTCAGGAACTAACCACCCCTACTGGGGCAGCTTTAATGGTGAACATGGTTGATGAATTCTCCCAGTTCTATCCTCTGATAACCAATAGCAAAGTGGCCTATGGTGCTGGAAAATTGGAATTGGAATTTCCCAATGTATTACGGATAGTTCTGGGTAACTCTCCCCTCCCCACGGATAAAATTTCCATTTTAGAAACAAATCTGGATGACGTTACCGGGGAAGTGCTGGGGCATACTGTAGACCGACTCATGGAAGAGGGAGCTCTGGATGTTACTATAATTCCCACCATAGCCAAAAAAAACCGGCCCGGACATCTTTTAAGAGTAATCAGTAAATCCCATATGAATAATGTTCTTCTTGAAACTATAATCAGGGAAACAGGAACTCTTGGAGTTAGAACCATTCCTTATGTTCATCGCAACATTGTAAACCGGGAAATAATTCCAGTTGAAGTTGATTTTGACGGAAAAATCAGGACAGTGCGGGTAAAAGTTGCCAAAATTGGTGAAGAAATAGTAAATGTCACCGTTGAATACGAAGATGCTCGTAAAGTTTCAGAAGAGATTCAAGTTCCTCTAAAAGATGTGATAAGGTTTATAAATCAGCAGATACCTTTTTAGCTGTACTTTTTTAAATCTTTACAATTTTTTTTTAGCTGTAACTATAATTGTATTTTTTTTTAATGTATTTTTCATCTACTTTTTCAGCTGATAAATTCCTTTCAATTAAATTAAGGGGAATAATCTCTTTATTTGATTATAAGGGATATTTAGAGTTTTATTTTAAAAATAAAAGTAAGGATAACTTTTATAGTAATAAGAACCTTATGGAATCAATAGGATATGAGTCACATATTACCTAAAAATATGTTTATATGAAACAACAAAAATGTGTACACATTTAAACTAAGAAGGGGTAAAACGGGGTGATATGAATGTCCAATGATGATTTGAGTGAACTGTCCGATGCAGAGGTGGAACAAAAATGCAAGCGGATGGAGAATGAGAAAAAGATTTATGAAGCTCAACAGAAGATTGCTGAGGCTAAAAATGCCTTAAACCCCTCAGAGATGGAAAAGGCGCAGACACTGGCTGAACAGCAAAAAACGATTGCCGAAGCTCAGAAGGCTACTCTGGAAGCTAAATTACCCACATTTGATGTGGAAGCACCGGAAGGCATCATAACTGCCGATAAAAGTGTTAATATTGAGTGCCATATTCTGGCTTACCAGGCCGTCACCCAAATTGTGTCTACCATAAGTGATAAAATCAAAAAGGAATATCCGGAAATTACCGCTGTAGTGATCTGTGATGAAGCGGATATCAACAACTACTTTTCCTATAATATCTTTAAAAGACAGTTGTTGCTTTTAAAAGAGGAATACGAAGGACTTTTTAAATCTAAAACCGAAATTAAAGCAGAAGTTGAAGGGAAGGATATAAGGGCCCTTTCAATTGATCCCATTTCCGGGGCATCAACAATTTTAAGTTCCATTGTTGATTTTGCCTCCCTGTTCAGGACTGACGTGGATATCAAGGGAGTGGATGTGGAAGTGGTTAAGGAGGCGCTAATTGCCGAATTGATCCGATCCCTGAAGCATGAAATAGACCCCATATATCCGCCCTTCATAACCGACATCCCTGACAAATTTTTAACGGAAGTATCACTTTTAAAAAGATGCAAAAGTAAAGCAGACCAGGAAATAGCTGCTTTAAGTGGTGATGCATCCCAGCAGGACTACGTTAAAAACTTAAAGAATTTAAACACGGTTTATGAAAAAATTGAAACTGCTCTGGCTTCGGTTGATGAAAAAACAGGCATCAGTCGCCTGGAAAAACT encodes:
- the larC gene encoding nickel pincer cofactor biosynthesis protein LarC codes for the protein MTVIIDPQQAGISGNMVVGSLIDMGADKESVVEVMEYYGSYFGQVKVKVDRVDKAGIQATWVNVECADHQAISYPKLLETLDGIKHEKVTPTILNFAKKVFKTIAIAESQVHGVAMDKIHFHEVGAADAVADIIGASYAFHELGLNGKKIYGLPPALGGGRIKSDHGNLTVPAPATMEILKNIPALGGPVSQELTTPTGAALMVNMVDEFSQFYPLITNSKVAYGAGKLELEFPNVLRIVLGNSPLPTDKISILETNLDDVTGEVLGHTVDRLMEEGALDVTIIPTIAKKNRPGHLLRVISKSHMNNVLLETIIRETGTLGVRTIPYVHRNIVNREIIPVEVDFDGKIRTVRVKVAKIGEEIVNVTVEYEDARKVSEEIQVPLKDVIRFINQQIPF